A single region of the Pseudomonas sp. VD-NE ins genome encodes:
- a CDS encoding SDR family oxidoreductase, which produces MMSAKNALIIGASRGLGLGLVKTLLADGWQVTATVRNPANAQPLEALGKVRIEKLDMDDQQAVIALSQQLKGETFDLLFVNAGVKGPADQTPGGATLAEVGQLFFTNAVAPINLAQRFVGQIRDGSGVLAFMSSGLGSVTVPDAPELALYKASKAALNSMTNSFVTQLGEQKMTVLSLHPGWVKTDMGGEGADLDVETSTRGLVDQVNAYTGKGGHHFINYKGETIPW; this is translated from the coding sequence ATCATGTCTGCAAAAAACGCACTGATCATCGGCGCCTCCCGGGGCCTTGGCCTCGGTCTGGTGAAAACCCTGCTCGCCGACGGCTGGCAAGTCACCGCCACCGTGCGCAATCCTGCCAATGCTCAACCGCTAGAAGCATTAGGCAAGGTGCGGATCGAGAAGCTCGACATGGACGACCAGCAAGCGGTGATCGCTTTGAGTCAGCAACTCAAGGGCGAAACGTTTGATCTGCTGTTCGTCAACGCCGGGGTCAAAGGCCCGGCCGATCAGACCCCGGGTGGCGCGACATTGGCCGAAGTCGGTCAGCTGTTTTTCACCAACGCGGTGGCGCCGATCAATCTGGCCCAGCGTTTTGTCGGGCAGATCCGCGATGGTAGCGGCGTGCTGGCGTTCATGAGTTCCGGGCTGGGCAGCGTGACGGTGCCGGACGCGCCGGAGCTGGCGTTGTACAAAGCGAGCAAGGCTGCGCTGAATTCGATGACCAACAGTTTTGTCACGCAATTGGGCGAGCAGAAGATGACGGTGCTGTCGCTGCACCCGGGTTGGGTGAAGACCGATATGGGCGGCGAAGGCGCGGACCTTGATGTCGAGACAAGCACCCGTGGTTTGGTTGATCAGGTGAATGCGTACACCGGCAAGGGCGGGCATCACTTCATCAACTACAAGGGTGAAACCATCCCCTGGTAA
- a CDS encoding 8-oxoguanine deaminase, whose translation MPATRTWLKNPLAIFTSNELDARGGLVVQDGVIVEVLAAGQQPSAPCNAVFDAREHVILPGLINTHHHFYQTLTRAWAPVVNQPLFPWLKTLYPVWARLTPEKLALATKVALAELLLSGCTTAADHHYLFPDGLENAIDVQVESVRELGMRAMLTRGSMSLGEKDGGLPPQQTVQEGQVILDDSQRLIHEYHERGDGAQIQIALAPCSPFSVTPEIMSASADLANKLDVRLHTHLAETLDEEDFCLQRFGLRTVDYLDSVGWLGPRTWLAHGIHFNPDEIARLGEAGTGICHCPSSNMRLASGICPSIDLTDAGALFGLGVDGSASNDASNMILEARQALYIQRLRYGAEKITPERVLGWATKGSASLLGRTDIGEIAVGKQADLALFKLDELRFSGSHDPISALLLCGADRADRVMIGGQWRVVDGQVEGLDLKGLIADHSQAARQLIAGT comes from the coding sequence ATGCCCGCGACCCGTACCTGGTTAAAAAATCCCCTCGCCATTTTCACCTCCAACGAGCTCGATGCCCGTGGCGGTCTTGTCGTGCAAGACGGTGTCATTGTCGAAGTCCTTGCCGCTGGCCAGCAGCCGTCGGCGCCGTGCAATGCAGTGTTCGATGCCCGCGAGCATGTGATCCTGCCGGGCCTGATCAACACCCACCATCACTTCTATCAAACCCTCACCCGTGCCTGGGCGCCGGTGGTCAATCAGCCGTTGTTCCCGTGGCTGAAAACCCTGTACCCGGTGTGGGCGCGCCTGACGCCTGAGAAACTCGCGCTCGCCACCAAAGTCGCTTTGGCCGAACTGCTGCTGTCGGGCTGCACCACCGCTGCCGACCACCACTACCTGTTCCCGGACGGCCTGGAAAACGCCATCGACGTGCAAGTCGAAAGCGTCCGTGAACTGGGTATGCGCGCCATGCTCACCCGCGGTTCGATGAGCCTCGGCGAGAAGGACGGCGGCCTGCCGCCGCAGCAGACCGTGCAGGAAGGCCAAGTGATTCTCGACGACAGTCAGCGCCTGATTCACGAGTACCACGAGCGTGGCGACGGCGCGCAGATCCAGATCGCTTTGGCGCCATGCTCGCCGTTCTCAGTGACCCCGGAAATCATGTCGGCCAGTGCTGATCTGGCGAACAAGCTCGACGTGCGCCTGCACACGCATCTCGCCGAAACCCTCGACGAAGAAGATTTCTGCCTGCAGCGTTTCGGCCTGCGCACCGTCGATTATCTCGACAGCGTCGGCTGGCTCGGCCCGCGCACCTGGCTGGCCCACGGCATCCATTTCAACCCGGACGAAATCGCTCGTCTCGGCGAGGCGGGCACCGGTATTTGCCATTGCCCGAGTTCGAACATGCGTCTGGCCTCCGGCATTTGCCCAAGTATCGATCTGACTGACGCGGGCGCGTTGTTTGGTCTGGGCGTCGACGGTTCGGCGTCCAACGATGCGTCGAACATGATTCTCGAAGCGCGTCAGGCGCTGTACATCCAGCGTCTGCGTTACGGCGCCGAGAAGATCACCCCGGAACGCGTGCTGGGCTGGGCGACCAAAGGTTCGGCGAGCTTGTTGGGCCGTACCGATATCGGTGAGATTGCCGTGGGCAAGCAGGCGGATCTGGCGTTGTTCAAGCTCGATGAGCTGCGCTTCTCGGGCAGCCATGATCCGATTTCCGCGCTGTTGTTGTGCGGTGCGGATCGGGCGGATCGGGTGATGATTGGTGGCCAGTGGCGCGTGGTGGATGGCCAGGTTGAAGGGCTGGATCTGAAGGGCCTGATCGCCGACCACAGCCAGGCGGCTCGCCAACTGATCGCCGGTACCTGA
- a CDS encoding 2-oxoglutarate and iron-dependent oxygenase domain-containing protein yields MDQLPIIDISPLYSADENAWPAVAEQIDHACREWGFFYIKGHPISAQRIDAVLDQTQRFFALPATEKLKIDITQTRHHRGYGAIATEQLDPSKPSDLKETFDMGLHLPANHPDVLAEKPLRGPNRHPSQTGWETLMEQHYLDMQALAQTLLRAMTIALNIERDFFDSRFVDPVSVLRMIHYPPRHTASSVEQQGAGAHTDYGCITLLYQDSAGGLQVKNVKGEWIDAPPIDGTFVVNLGDMMARWSNDRYRSTPHRVISPLGVDRYSMPFFAEPHPDTRIECLPGCQDAQHPAKYPTTTCAEFLLSRFADTYAYRREQEAV; encoded by the coding sequence ATGGATCAGCTTCCGATCATCGACATCAGCCCGCTCTATTCCGCCGACGAAAACGCCTGGCCCGCCGTGGCCGAGCAAATCGACCACGCCTGCCGCGAGTGGGGCTTTTTCTATATCAAGGGTCACCCGATTTCGGCGCAACGCATCGACGCGGTGCTCGATCAGACTCAGCGTTTTTTTGCCCTGCCCGCAACAGAAAAACTCAAGATCGACATCACCCAAACCCGTCACCATCGCGGCTACGGCGCCATCGCCACCGAACAACTCGACCCAAGCAAACCCAGCGATCTGAAAGAAACCTTCGACATGGGCCTGCACCTGCCGGCCAACCATCCCGACGTGCTCGCCGAAAAACCGTTGCGCGGCCCTAACCGGCATCCATCGCAAACGGGTTGGGAAACCCTGATGGAGCAGCACTACCTCGACATGCAGGCCCTCGCGCAAACCCTGCTGCGCGCGATGACCATCGCTTTGAACATCGAACGCGACTTCTTCGACAGCCGCTTCGTTGATCCGGTCAGCGTCCTGCGCATGATCCACTACCCACCGCGCCACACCGCCAGCTCCGTCGAGCAGCAAGGTGCCGGCGCGCACACCGATTACGGCTGCATCACCCTGCTCTATCAGGACAGCGCCGGCGGCCTGCAAGTGAAGAACGTCAAAGGCGAATGGATCGACGCGCCACCGATCGACGGCACCTTCGTGGTCAACCTCGGCGACATGATGGCGCGCTGGAGCAACGACCGTTATCGCTCGACCCCGCACCGGGTGATCAGCCCGCTCGGCGTGGACCGCTACTCGATGCCGTTCTTTGCCGAGCCACACCCGGACACGCGCATCGAATGCCTGCCCGGATGTCAGGACGCACAGCATCCGGCGAAATATCCGACGACCACCTGCGCCGAATTCCTGCTGTCGCGCTTCGCCGATACCTACGCCTATCGCCGTGAGCAGGAAGCCGTTTGA
- a CDS encoding adenosine deaminase, which yields MYDWLNALPKAELHLHLEGSLEPELLFALAERNKIALPWNDVETLRKAYAFNNLQEFLDLYYQGADVLRTSQDFYDLTWAYLLRCKAQNVIHTEPFFDPQTHTDRGIPFEVVLNGIAAALKDGEQQLGITSGLILSFLRHLSEEEAEKTLDQALPFRDAFVAVGLDSSEMGHPPSKFQRVFDRARHEGFLTVAHAGEEGPPEYIWEAIDLLKIQRIDHGVRAIEDERLMQRIIDEQIPLTVCPLSNTKLCVFDHMSQHNILDMLERGVKVTVNSDDPAYFGGYVTENFYALHEHLGMTQDQAKRLAQNSLDARLVKP from the coding sequence ATGTACGACTGGCTCAACGCCTTGCCCAAGGCTGAACTGCACCTGCACCTGGAAGGCTCGCTGGAGCCCGAGCTGCTGTTCGCCCTGGCCGAACGCAACAAGATCGCCCTGCCGTGGAACGACGTGGAAACCCTGCGCAAGGCTTATGCCTTCAACAACCTGCAGGAATTCCTCGACCTGTATTACCAGGGCGCCGACGTGTTGCGCACCTCGCAGGATTTCTACGACCTGACCTGGGCCTACCTGTTGCGCTGCAAAGCACAGAACGTGATTCACACCGAACCGTTCTTCGACCCGCAAACCCACACCGACCGGGGCATCCCGTTCGAAGTGGTGCTCAACGGCATCGCTGCGGCATTGAAGGATGGCGAACAGCAACTGGGCATCACCAGCGGTTTGATCCTCAGCTTCCTGCGCCACCTCAGCGAAGAAGAAGCCGAGAAAACCCTCGATCAGGCGCTGCCATTCCGTGACGCGTTTGTCGCGGTCGGTCTCGACAGCTCCGAGATGGGTCACCCGCCGAGCAAGTTCCAGCGTGTATTCGATCGCGCCCGTCACGAAGGCTTTCTGACCGTCGCTCACGCTGGCGAAGAAGGCCCGCCGGAGTACATCTGGGAAGCCATCGACCTGCTGAAAATCCAGCGCATCGACCATGGCGTGCGCGCTATCGAAGACGAGCGCCTGATGCAGCGGATCATCGACGAGCAGATCCCGCTGACCGTGTGTCCGCTGTCGAACACCAAACTCTGCGTGTTCGATCACATGTCGCAGCACAACATCCTCGACATGCTCGAGCGTGGCGTGAAGGTCACGGTGAACTCCGATGACCCGGCGTACTTCGGTGGTTACGTGACCGAGAATTTCTACGCGCTGCATGAGCACTTGGGCATGACCCAGGATCAGGCCAAGCGTCTGGCGCAGAACAGCCTGGATGCGCGACTGGT
- a CDS encoding BMP family ABC transporter substrate-binding protein has translation MQIRPLHKLLCAALGLGISLSASAADPLKVGFVYIGPIGDHGWTYQHEQGRKALAEKFGNQITTNYVENVAEGADAERVIRNMAKDNYNLIFTTSFGYMNPTLKVAKQFPKVTFEHATGYKQDKNLGTYLARTYEGRYVGGFLAAKMTKTKKIGYVASFPIPEVIRDINAIQLALNKYNPGTEIKVVWVNSWFDPGKEADAANALIDQGVDVVFQHTDSPAPIQAAERRGVYAVGYASDMAHFGPKAVLTSIVNDWAPHYIQATQSVIDHTWKSQDYWGGLKEGTVELPISDLVPAPVKAEAEQIIADIKSGALQPFTGPIKDQAGVEKIPAGVSATTAELASMNYYVEGMKAEMPK, from the coding sequence ATGCAAATACGTCCGCTGCACAAACTGCTGTGCGCCGCCCTGGGTTTGGGGATCAGTCTGAGCGCCAGCGCTGCCGATCCACTGAAGGTCGGTTTCGTCTACATCGGCCCGATCGGTGACCACGGCTGGACGTATCAGCATGAGCAGGGACGCAAGGCACTCGCGGAAAAATTCGGCAATCAGATCACCACCAACTACGTCGAGAACGTCGCCGAAGGTGCCGACGCCGAGCGAGTGATCCGCAACATGGCCAAGGACAACTACAACCTGATCTTCACGACGTCCTTCGGCTACATGAACCCGACACTGAAGGTCGCCAAGCAATTTCCCAAGGTGACCTTCGAACACGCCACCGGCTACAAACAGGACAAGAACCTCGGCACCTATCTGGCGCGCACTTACGAGGGTCGCTACGTCGGCGGTTTCCTCGCGGCGAAGATGACCAAGACCAAGAAGATCGGTTACGTCGCTTCGTTCCCGATCCCTGAGGTGATCCGCGACATCAACGCGATTCAACTGGCGCTGAACAAGTACAACCCCGGCACCGAGATCAAAGTGGTGTGGGTCAACTCGTGGTTCGACCCGGGCAAGGAAGCCGATGCCGCCAACGCGCTGATCGATCAGGGCGTCGACGTGGTGTTCCAGCACACCGACAGCCCGGCGCCGATTCAGGCCGCCGAACGTCGTGGCGTTTACGCAGTGGGTTACGCCTCGGACATGGCGCACTTCGGGCCGAAAGCCGTGCTGACGTCGATCGTCAACGATTGGGCGCCACACTACATTCAGGCGACGCAAAGCGTGATCGACCACACGTGGAAATCACAGGATTATTGGGGCGGGTTGAAGGAAGGCACGGTTGAACTGCCGATCAGTGATCTGGTGCCAGCGCCGGTGAAAGCCGAGGCCGAGCAGATCATTGCCGACATCAAGAGTGGCGCGCTGCAACCGTTTACCGGGCCGATCAAGGATCAGGCCGGGGTCGAGAAAATCCCCGCAGGCGTAAGCGCGACCACTGCGGAACTGGCGTCGATGAACTATTACGTGGAAGGCATGAAGGCCGAGATGCCGAAGTAA
- a CDS encoding calcium:proton antiporter, with product MLTILKQESFLLLAVIAACVAYPLEHWMLHSGQIVALTAGLVLIAFIVAASMRVAHHAELLAEKVGDPYGTMILTLAAVLVEVVILAIMMSNEASPTLVRDTIYSAVMLDINGILGLAALMGGIKHGEQSYNDDSARSYSVMILTAMGVSMVVPEFIPEANWKIYSAFTIGAMVVLYALFLRMQVGPHSYFFSYSYPDKRRKKEPQDAQVKAPSIGLSIGILVFGIVVIGALAEVMSKTLDLGLEGTGAPPVITAILVAAISAAPEILTALRAALANRMQSVVNIAMGASLSTVILTVPVMEAMALYTGQPFQMAMTPVQTVMIFLTLIVSAINLNDGETNAIEGMTHFVLFATFIMLSLLGL from the coding sequence ATGCTCACAATCCTCAAGCAAGAAAGCTTTCTGCTCCTGGCCGTCATCGCCGCGTGCGTCGCCTATCCGTTGGAACACTGGATGCTGCACAGCGGCCAGATCGTCGCGCTGACTGCCGGCCTGGTGCTGATCGCTTTCATCGTCGCCGCCTCAATGCGCGTCGCCCATCACGCCGAATTGCTCGCCGAAAAGGTCGGCGACCCTTACGGCACGATGATCCTCACCCTCGCCGCCGTGCTGGTCGAAGTGGTGATTCTGGCAATCATGATGAGCAACGAAGCGTCGCCCACGCTGGTGCGCGACACGATCTATTCGGCGGTGATGCTCGACATCAACGGCATCCTCGGCCTCGCGGCGCTGATGGGCGGGATCAAACACGGCGAACAGTCCTACAACGACGATTCCGCGCGCAGCTACAGCGTGATGATCCTCACCGCCATGGGCGTGTCGATGGTGGTGCCGGAGTTTATTCCCGAGGCTAACTGGAAGATTTATTCGGCGTTCACCATCGGCGCGATGGTCGTGCTTTACGCGTTGTTTCTGCGCATGCAGGTCGGCCCGCACAGTTACTTTTTCAGCTACAGCTACCCCGACAAACGCCGTAAGAAAGAACCGCAGGACGCGCAGGTGAAAGCACCGAGCATCGGCCTGTCGATCGGCATTCTGGTGTTTGGCATTGTGGTGATCGGCGCATTGGCCGAAGTGATGTCGAAGACCCTCGATCTGGGCCTGGAAGGCACGGGTGCACCGCCGGTGATCACGGCGATTCTGGTGGCGGCGATTTCTGCGGCGCCGGAGATTTTGACGGCGTTGCGTGCGGCGCTGGCCAACCGTATGCAGTCGGTGGTGAACATTGCGATGGGCGCGTCACTGTCGACGGTGATTCTGACGGTGCCGGTGATGGAGGCGATGGCGTTGTACACCGGCCAACCATTTCAAATGGCGATGACGCCGGTGCAGACGGTGATGATTTTTCTGACGTTGATCGTCAGCGCGATCAACCTCAATGACGGCGAGACCAACGCCATCGAAGGCATGACCCACTTCGTACTGTTCGCGACGTTCATCATGTTGTCCCTGCTGGGCCTTTGA